The segment ATGGATGAAAATGAATGATGGACCCACAAAACGTGAGATATATGAGAAAATGTTGCTTGGTAAATGCATCAAACACTGAACTTGGTCTACAAATTTTACCTTTAGAAAGACTGAAGGACCAGACTAGTTCAGCGCTTCAAGGCCAAGAACCAAGCAGTTGTGTCAACAATAATAGCATGTGCACGCTCCATCCATAGTTGTCAGAATGACAACAAGTTAGATTAGTAAAAGCATTTGGACAGGCAAAGAGAACAGAACAATGACTTAGTACACCAAATAACAACCAATCACTATTTCTTTGCAAACCAGTACCTCGGCCTAACACTGATAATACAGAACAGAACTAAGTTGAAAAGCTTCTCTGTCAGAAAAGTCACCTCTTCAAGAAATCAGGTCAATAACTAACGATATTTGGGTTTACATGATCACAAGAGAAGTTATCTGTGATAAGGCCATGAGCGAGTAGTATAGATGTAGAACCATCACTGCCAAAATCGTCTTAGCACCAGCTTGGCTCACAAGTTTTTACTCTTAACATTCTCCAACAgattattttgttgttattatttCTCAACCCCTCGTCTCGGTTTGGTTAGTGTCCTATTTTGAGGTTAACACAATCATACATATTTATTCCAATGCTTTGCCAACACATTTTAGATTCAAAACCATTTTGGTTTTGCCGGTCACTCTTCCATCTCAGTTTAGGTCAAATTTAATGTGGtcactagattctgacccgtcTTCAAAAGAcgggtatatttttttgttttacattgttttttataaatttaatttttcatatgtgtttttctttgtaatcatatgtatgttttctttgtaatcatatttgtgtaaaatatttttaaaaatggttagtaaaaaattttgataattgtaTTGAATTTGTGATGTTGCATAACTATACATTTATGCCATAGCCATTTCACacattaattttgtattttattcctaaacagttatttttttaaaataacagaGTATAGTTGCAGTTTTGTTTATTAATCAAATAGTaattaaattgataaaacaaTATGTTTTGcattaaattgataaaaaatgtaaaacaaaaaaataaattttctatcgATCATCAGAACATGTGGGTCCTCTCCTTTGGTATcatgttatatatatgatgtagTTTGACGTTACCTAAAAGGTGGTTATTTAGCAGTTACCAAATAATTGTTTCTCTAAACATATGTATTAATATTTAGAAGGTGGTTATGGTTATTTGGATGTAGTTATATTTAAAGCTGGACATAACTTTTATCAACTGGtcatgttcctaatttaatagtatagatttcagTTAATCAGAGGCTTTTGACCGTTCTGTCCCTACAAGAATCAAGATATAGAATACACACGCAAACAAATGTTCATCAAAAGTTAAAAGAACATATATCAAAGCAAAAATGCTCAATATGAACAACAATAACTAGTTGAAAAATGTTAATATAGCACCATGCTCGTGTAGTCTGAAGCATTAAATCAGCTATAAACAGACTATGATTTTCTTAGGTGCCAATTCAATTATAATAATTTGAACGAACAAAAACTAGTTTTATTCCTTGCCTTCAAATAAAGAGAGAAATTTGAAGAGAAAGCAGAGCAATTCAGAGAACTTTGAAGGTATGTAATATAAAATCCACATGAATTTTGAATTCAGAGGCTATTTATATTCTCATCATAATGCTTTGCTTCCTCCCAATACCAGTAAACAAAACCATTAAATTACAAAACAAGCCGCACAAGATCTAAAGCTATTGAACATCAACAGAGATGAAACCCAAGAAGCGCAAGTGCCAATATATATAGCACCAAAACAGTACCCTTTTCTCGATTTTGTTATGGTGCTTATACTACCGCAAgtacaaacaaacaaagttaAAACTTTATGAGGACAAATCAACAAACTTTGCTATACCATCCTAATCCTACAAATGTAGAAAGACCCCATAATCTATTAAACGATATTTGACAATTCTTCAAACTTTTAGGATGATTTCCGTTGATGTTAGTAGCGGTTGTGTGCATTTATAAGAAGACAACCGCAACCGGGTAGGTTAACTAGTACGAACCGGGTCGGGTTTTGCGATCCAGCCTCTAAAATGGATACTCGGCCCATAAGATTTTTGTGTGCTCCGGATCCTAACCTTTCCTATGCACCTGGATAAGATCAACATTTTCCTTTGTGGGCTTTCATTATTTCCACGAGACTTGAGATAAAAAAGGTTAGAACTTAGAACCAAAGACCAAAATCGTCACACCTCTATGTACATGCCAACCTAGTTCTACTTGGCAACCAAAAAGAATCTCAGTTTGATCAACGGCCGGAACAGGAAGCTAGATGTGATATGCTCGCTAACATTAAAGAAACACATGAGCTTAAAACGAAGTAATCATTGACGTTTAAATATTTGAGTGAGAGTAATGTTGTCAAGAACAGTGAAAGGAACATGAGCCTCGTCGAAGATGATGATTAACTTCACTGTTTAACTTTTAAACAAACCCAATCTTTTTTCATccacttttcttttttaatctacaaagtgatttataaaacataaagaGGGTCTACATGCTTTAAACGAGACAGCAGAAACCAACGAGATCCTGAGGGTTTTAACAAGTTTTTAAAAGAATGAACAAAAGACACTGTGACTAAATTCTCTCTTCATCTCTCGACGCTCCTCCACACTAAAAGCTGCAATCAACCCAATATTTACACTAAAATCCATACCACTCTTCTCTTACTTGACCATCCTTTTCCACCAGTTCAGCCTATAAGCCAAACCCTTCACTTACACAATcctttattcttcttcttcttcttcttcttcttcttcagtctcTGACATCTCAAAACTGACACGAAGTTCCCAGCCTCTGCCTCAGATTCTGTCCTAAAGTTATGGCCTTGCGCTTTGCAAATGCTGGATAAAGTAGCTCTTGATACTTCTCCAGGAAAATCTTCCACTCCTCTTCACTCATATCCGAGAGCTTCACAAAGCTTGTGCTTGCTGGTATCTGCTCTTCTGCACTCCTGTGTCCAGACGAAGCATACCCGCTCTCTGCTCTCGCTCCTGGGTGTTTCTGATACTTCTGGCTCTTTTCACCAAGAAGAGTGCTTTTCAAAGACATTGAAAGCTTGCTAACCGCCCCCATTTTCTCTGGAATAGCTATCTCATTCActtccttctcttcttcctcttcttcctctgttgtTTCTTCCACCTTTGACAGATGACAACGAGCGTTTCCAAGAGTAAATCCAAGTGGGGATGTGATGTTCTCCTCACAATCTAAATCAAACTGGAACTCAACATCACCGCCCAAGTCTGATCTTGGAGACTCAGCTTCCTTCTCTCCTATCAAACTCCTAGCCTCAAGACAAACCACTTCAATCTCACTAGGCTCCTCGTCTCCAGCACGAACCTCTCTAGTCATCATCTCACCAATCTCAGCCAAACATAGACCATAAGCAGCAGCTTCCTTCAGTAAAATCGTACATAAAACTAGAACTCTGAGACTAGCCTCTCGTACCATCGGAAGCTCCCTTCGCAGCATCTCACAATCTTCAAAAGGATCAAGATTCGCTATGTACTTCAGCTCGTCTTCTGAAAACGGGATCGACGCCTGCGGCCAATGAATCCACTCAAAGTAAGGATCCTCAAGAGTCTCCGGCAAGCAAAGACCGTGATCAATCGGAATAAGCTCAACCTGGCCAAACATCCCCACACCATCCAGCTTCCTAACCAGAAGGTTCCCTGAGTGTCTGTCCGTATTCAAGATTCTAACGTCAAGAATCCCTATACGGTGCACAGCCGAAACAGGGAAGCTGGACGTTCCATGCTCGCTAGCATCATAATCATGAGATATAAACTGCTGCAAAGAAGCAATCTTGCTCACCAACACCTTCTCCATACGCTTACTCCCCTTCACTCCATTGTTAACATTAAATATCGAGTGAGAAATCTTCACAAGAGCAGTGGGAGGAACATTTGCAAAACCATCCTTGTCAAGGAGATAAGCAGCAACTTCTCTATAACCTGTCTCCCCAACACGCACAGAGCGTTTCAACCCAGGCTGTCCAAGCGCCTTACCAACAAAGCCTTTCGGATTATTAGGAGCAAAAGGCTCCTCATCAGTTGGTTTAACAATCGCAACGCTATCCCCACGGATGTTCTTGAAGAAGTAGACTCCTCCAAGACCACTGTTGACAGCAACAGGATCAATCCCTCTCTTCAACGCTTTTGTAATATCCTTCGCCATTTGCCTCACAAAGGAAGAACAAACCGAGTTCCCAAGAATCTCAATAGAACTGGTCTCATCTCTACCCTGCTGAAGATCAGCTCTCATGGGAGAAAGACATGGAGTCGATGAACTCCGGTGAAAGTTGTTCCGAGTTAGTAGCAGAGGAGAATCATTCCTGACTGATGTAAGATCATTATTAAGCACCAAATCCCCAAAGGTCAAGGAGCTTTCCTCTGTAGGGAAGTTGAGAGCAACCTGCAGCTTCCTTTTCACAGTGTGCGCGTTATCACTACGGTCCAGCTCCAACCCCAGTACACAGCCAGTCTCTGTCTGGACAAAAACACGCCTACGACCCACAGGAGGCTTCATCCCCATCTTGTTAAACGCGTGGAACTCTCCCGTCAAGGGGCTCTTTAGAAGCGAAACTGCCATTTGTGTCTGAATAGGACTGTTGAGCTTACGTGACATGAATGTGGAGAACAAGCCAAAGAAGTCACAGCCTTCAAAAGAAAGTATCTTCCTTCTTCCTCCTTGCTTAAATCAAAGACCAGTTAACCAAACCAAATCCTCGAACTAAAGACGAGCTTCCATAGTTAAAGTCCAGATGACAGGAGCATAACAACAAAACAATCTGCAAATAAAGATATTGAATTGAGAGTGAGTGAGTGAgtaataaacacacaaaaatcaaaactttatgcAAGAATCATCTAAAACTAGCAAATAGAAAAGTAACGGAAACAAATGTTGATGTGTCTTCTTTTTTACAAAGCATTAATAGCAAAAAGGAACCGTAAAAGAAAACATTAGCGTGTATACAAAAACAATCTAACATCCGAGATTAATCATGCATGATTGATTGGCtctttttatgaatcaaaagaGGTAAAAGGATCGAACTTGAAATGGCATATATGAAGACTAATTGAATCTTAAGACCtagaaatcaaatcaaatctccAGAATCATGGAATCTAAGAGAAGACTCTCACCAAACGAAAACGACgcgacggcgaggagagagagaggaagggaTAATGAGCTTAGACGAAAGAGCCAACCGAGAGAAAGGAGCTCGACAACGAATACTGCAGATGAGATTTAAAAAAAGCCAACTCGTTCTGAGTCGACTCAGGAAGGTCTCTCGCTTGGAAGCTGTACTTTCTCCTCTTGTTCCTATCTCTTTCGCTTCGTCATCACTTACACAGACATTTAACCTCTCCTCACCGCTTAACCCGAGGGTTAAAAACTAACCACGGTTAAATACggaagaataaataaaaaatattttcgattGAAATCAGCTGAGGAATAATTGGAAGCGTCTAGAACGGGAGATCGCAGCCGTCGAAATAATGTAGGCGAAGTGAGGAACGTACGATGAGAGAGAACCGGACTAAGAAAACAGGGGATGATGACGTGGGCACTAACGATTAGAGCTTTGACGTGGCTGGGTCAAACATCTCAGTTAGTTGAGTTACCGTAATTGCCCTTATCGACAATgactaattttagtttttctaaTTTTGGAAAGACTTGTCATACAATACAAGTGTGTGTAGATCGATACCGACATCTTCTCGATAATTATATTATTGACGTCTTCTCCACGTGATTTTGTACGTATATTAAGTGTATAATCGATATGGTTTAATACAAGATCATAATCATAATCTTGGTCACTTTAAAGTTAGAAACACAATCATGATCAGTTTATAGACAACTGTACGTAGtaattaaaatgattataaTCATTGAAAAGCgaatatttatttgatattcACATTTTATACTTATCTTGGCATGCTGTCCAAAATGTGTCTCTGACAAATCAACTTAGTTTATACAATTTTACTACAATGTTAACATTTGTATTCATCTTCCATTAGGATCACATTGGGTTTTCAGATCGAAGAGGGCTGAGTTGTCCATCGTATGGAATGTTATCGTATGTGTCAAGGACTCAAGTGAACATGTCATTTGTATAAACATGAAATGGTAGACGTATGCATCCATACATCTTTAGATGCCATATTACTAGGCATGTTATTGTGCATTTTGCCTTCTACTGTATATTATAATATCGGGGTAAATGAGTTAAGCTTCTCTATTTTGCTTTTCTCATAATATACGAGTGAAATCCAATGTCTTACAGTAAACTAGTTACCAAAACCATTTTTTTGGTTCAGTAATTCAAAAGACACATCTATAGTTGGGGGAGTTCAGTACTATCGATATCTTACATGGCAAGAATCATGTCTTTCACAAATTCTTGATTTAACATACGAGTCACTGGCCAGACAATTATCCAAATTAATGAAGTACCTCAACCATAAATATGAACACAAACTGTTTTGTTAAGCATCATGTTTAGGCACAACGTGATAGAGGTGCAGAGCGGTCAACGGCCGGGATAGATATTTTCCTCTGCAGGCGTTGTtagtttattttgaaattttgaattggcccttgttttaataatatttgaatCTACCATAGAAATTGAGCTTGAAAGAAACTAGGTTGTTTTTTCATAAGTTTTGTGTTTTTCCCGCACCTTTTCTTACCCCTCTATAAGAGTTTTTTATGTATCATATCGTAATCTCTGGTTCTTTAAGAAAATTTCACTGAAACTGATGAAACAACGTGCCAACTATATGCGATGTTTAATTCATTCCACCAAAGGggagaagacaaaaaaaagatcGTGCAGGCGACTAAATCCAGGGGACTGGTGATTGGTGAACGTGAAGCTGATTCAGTGGCCAGTTGAGCTATACGACGATTTTACCCCCTGACGTGTCATTATGTATCTCGCGCTCAAAGTCTAATTTGCAAactctcttttaatatatttaagtgcTATTGTTGGAATTTACCCATATATATATGAGTATTTGCATATACATATTTTCTCATTTTATACTTTTTGTTTAATCAatattaattagtaatattaaccAAACATCAGAActaaaaatattgataattgattaaattgtTTATGGATGTGATGGTATTTGAGGGTCCGAATGGTAACCGCGGAATTAGTAATATTAGCGGGACGGAATTTAAATGCGGTACGGTTCAAGTGCGGTTCGTGCGGTTTGCGGGACAAGTGCGGTTTTGACAAAATTAGCGGTGCGGAATTGTGTTGATTGGTGAACATGTATAATTTGCGGAAttgaacaattaaaaaaataatattaaacaaaaatatcaataaaatcaatataattttatgtttttttttactaactAGCAAAATAAATACTAAGTATAAATctagctatatatataataaataatgaatattacaatatttatttatttttacatttaaaattctaaattttatgaatataaCAAAATAAGAATAACATATGAGAGCTAAAAAGATTTTTTACAttctttcttaagaaaataattttatagttatacatatatatatatatatatatatttctttagtTAGTTTAAAGttaagattaaaatttaaaattcggTTGAGCTGGTTGGACCGGTCGACCATTGACCAATTTATAATATTGAATTCAATTTTTGAAACattgtataataaatatatcaatataattaatataacaaaaaattaaaatgttctATTTAGTGTTAttagagtaatttttttattatttagaaattttatgtatcaaaatttatctgaaataaaaatatgtatataaaaattaagaaaaaatacaataaataattatatttataaccaAATTTTATTAACATTAGTTATTCTCGATTACTAGAATACTCAAAAGAtaagtatattaaaatttatcacattatttactatgtattatataaactactaatcATACCTTAAATTGTTCTTGTTCATTCATTTGtctaacattattttatttaggCGTGAATGTCTGAGTTTCAATTTAATTTAATCCGTCGTACGTATTCATCTGACCATGTATTAGTTTCATTGTAATTTTTAGGTAGAATccattattaaataataaataaataaatattaccaCAACAAAAACGTATTTGTGTTGTGTACCGCACCATAATGCAAGCTTATCTAGAGTAGGTGCGTTTTTTACTATAACTcgtgtaaacaaaaaaatatttttgttttgtttttagcaTGTGCGTTATTCGATCAATAACGTCCCGCTTTTAAACTTTTTCGTGATTGGTAACTACTTGCGGTTTTCTCTCTCCTCAGACCAAAAACGCCCCGCTTTACGTGCACCATTCATAACCTGAATATATAAACCAGGGGTTGTGGGCTCTTTCCCTCCCTAAATTAATTTTGTCTTTTCCTTATAGGTTGGTGTCTAATTAATAGAATATTATGATTCCCTCAGAAAAATGCAATTTCAAATATtctttgaaaagaaaattgCAGCAGTAACAGGCCAGTCGCTATGTGAAAGGTAGACAATTAAGAATATGAATAAACTGGTTAACTGACATATGTTTAGAGAGAAGTTAAGTAAATTTCAATTGGGTATGTACAATCTAGGTGAATGAAAGGCCAACTAAATGTTttactactttttttttgtcataaatattttactacTTTGATTctactttttatttaaattgttaCAGCTcaagttatttttatataatatattatttttataccGATGtctaatgtttaatatttattaaatgaacgTTTGAACAACATTTAAAACTAATATACTTGACACCTTCATACAAAGCATATTGTGAACAGAATTAATCTATCTAATACATCAAAGATAAATCATCCAAAGTTAGCTAAGATAACAGATATATCTGGCTTACAATTCCATTATTATTTACTTAAATATCACATAGTCTTATAAATACATAACTTTGTAAAAATACTGTACACCGTTTTTCTGTTTAATATTCGTCTTATAAAAATGCCAGGATGAATATTTATTAGAGATAATTGTATTGCATGAAGTTGGCAAAAAAGAAATGTAGttaggaattttttttaaataaatttattaatattataattctgtaattttattttgatgtttTCTAATTAACTGAGTCAGCATCTGAGTGACATGTGTTGTTTGAAGTTCTGTGGAATTCAATTATAAGATTTGTCATTTTGCAATGATACATGCATGCACACCACGCACACAcgcatatatatatgtcatataatAAATCGAAGAAATATATcttcttttgataaaaagatatgttatataaataaaaacttgagTGTCAGCAATGTTATACAAAGTTACCCGTAGTTTCATGATGGAACCATGTCGAATATTTTTTAGAACTATTCAGACAATCTTCTCTATTTCTAAttttgttcggtttatatttaaaaaaaatctgtaaagAAAATTGttactgcaaaaaaaaaaaagagactagGGATAAAAATTGGCGTTTCTTATTGCGtgacaacaaaatatataatgtttagtcaaaaatccaaattatataattatattacttCAAAAAAAACCGTACTAGAGATAAAAAGACAACTGGTCGTTTCGTCTTGTCTGACAGGAATTTCTCTGTGGGCGGGACTATCCGTTGGGAGACTAGCCTCTTGTTTCTGATCACTGACGCAATCATGGAGCAATATTCAATCCTCAATAAACTGTTTTTAATATATGCATTTATACATATTCGAATATGCAACATTGGCCGGTATAAGTTATAAATACATGAAAAAGttagtttgacaaaaaaatattattagattATCAGCATATCACAAACTTTTAACAGCTAAAACATTTCTATCACAAATAACAACTGAAAATcatataaactagattttgatctgaGTTTTGAAAacacataattattttttgtttgacgaaatttttgaatgaaaattataatttcatatattattatatatttttgaagttataaaatttattttatttgtttttaaattgcGGTACACTATAtagtattttaattaaataattgaaatttagtatgagaaaaaataaaactatagtattaattttgttataactgTCTATTTTAGTTTTCGATCTTAAACTTACGAATAAATGgtgaaaatttattttgttatgtatAATATACTTACCGTTTGTTCTtgtgaaaaatatttatgatacaTATTGCAAAGCTTTAGTTATATTTTTAGGTTCTAACCCATTTAATGACGTGATATtcgaaaaattataatattttatctttgCTAAATATATTCCAAagttagtatatattttattaatttatatttaaaatattatgaaatgaaatgcgatattatattttaaacctTTTTCGTATCGGTACAtttttataatgattttataaaaaaaagtaatatttttgTTCAATCCATTTGTACTTGATCAATATTTTAAACATGTAATTATATGGCTTTGATAAATATGGTATCGTTGGGTGCAgcctattttttactttaattttattttgaaatttttttatgtcTGAATTTactgaaaatatttacatacaattttataaatctttCAAAAAAGTTGCACAATAACGTTCATCCCTTACATAAAAGAGTGCTTGTTCATCCAACATATACATTTTTGTTGACAATGGCACACTTGTAAATTTATGAATAAATTgtgaaaatttattttgttatgtataatatattagttatttacCGTTTGTGCTTGtgaaaaatatttggaatatcTATTGCAAacctttatttatatttttatgacgTGAGattgaaaaatcaaacataataaCATATAAAATCTACTTTGAAACactaaaaaaaacaacttttaaattatttgttttctaataaaaattctAACTTCAATCAAATTTTATCAAAGCTGTAAAAAATGTCCAAAATCTAGTAAGcattaaattaaatgataaCACAATATGAGAGTTTAGTAGACTTTAACTTAGTTTGAGTTTTGGTTAGTTGTCATGCATTAAGAGcttgactggttttcccgctaccacccgcaaacgcagcttttgcggttggtagtggttgacagcgtttcgaaacaatcatacaaaccgctacaaatcgcttcaaaccgctccgaacctcttaaaatcaaaagctggttccagctagcgtttgcggttgcgggcagTTGCGgaaggataattttttttcttttttttttaaaaaccatataaatacaaaaataaaaatattcaataaattttttaaaatgaaattataaaaatactaaaatatatctattatattttaattaatattataaaattttaaaataaaaatattttctataattttaaaaatttaaaactataactttgaaaatataatttacatatttattataatattatgatttttgatatttttataattatataaaatgtaaatattgttaatttgttATTTAACCGCTGTTGTATTTGGTAgataaccagtcataagtatcccgcaaatgcaccaatttctaaccgcagaaccagtcgtacaaatcttttaaaaccgctagaaaccgcaactatccgcaaccgcaaacgtccgcagccgcaaccgcaaccgctgcgtttgaaccagtcagacattgacagttattttttaaaaatattttagtcgATAGACTTATTACGTACCATCTAAACCTAATTACGATGGTATTAGATACAATTCAATAAAACATggttatttttgtatttgtaaTGTCTATGGCTAATGGTCACTCCGTCTATGGATTCCATCATGTGCGCAACGGATTGTGTATTGTTTTCGAGAATTTCGAAAAGATGTCTATTGGCATACGGTCACTGCATGATTATTTTCCGTATCAATTCATTTTTTCCCTAAATAGATCACCGTATACCAAAAATCCAGATGTTATTCAAGATATAGTATTAGGtttatttacaaaacaaaaagtaGTCAGAATTTGCCGAAAAAATTGGATCAAGCAATGCGGAAGAGAAATCAAATGAAATAGGGACAAAATACGATCACACCAAAGCATTGAGAATCCTACCGAAAGCACACAGCCTACACtcaaaaataaatcatattagTGATTCAAAAGTACGTAAATAAGAGAAATGGCAAACACAGAGCCAGCGACGGTTACCAACAAGCAAATCATATTCTCAGGTTATGTGAGTGGATTCCCGAAGGAATCCGATCTAAAAGTCACCACAACCACCATTGATCTAAGGATTCCAGAGAGATCCACATCAGTTCTGGTGAAGAATCTTTACTTGTCTTGCGATCCTTACATGCGCATTAGCATGGGAAAGCCTGAGCCGTTGAGTTCTTCGCTCGTCCCACCGTTCAATACCGGCGAGGTACGAACGAGGATAACATATTTCAACGTTCTCTGAAATTGCATATCCTCATTGACATTTTGAATAAGATAATTGTACTATTATGTTTGTGTGTTAATGCATTGGttaaattataatagttttcaGTCGATGCTTGAAAATTTGTATTTCATGTAGACATTATTATATTCGTGTAATATATGTgtctcttataaatataatgttCGATAATGTTGCTGCTCTTCTGAGAAGAAAAAACATCTTGAAGAATCCAACAAGAGGGTATAATTCGAATCGGATGTGTTCGACCATTTCAGTAGCAttagacatatatataattttttttaacaacatagacagatatataattttatgatgcCTAATCATTCTCAACCAAATATGGTATTCCCGAAGAAATTATGTTTCTAGTAATTGATAATCTCTttgagttattttattttattttcttctcgGTCGTTTAATGTTAATTTGAATTTGTTGCGTGTAGCCAATCATTGGCCTTGGAGTGTCTAAAGTGATAGATTCAGGACATCCAGATTACAAAAAAGGAGACTTACTCTGGGGAGTAGTTGGATGGGAGGAGTACAGTGTTATTACTCTATTTCCTTACTCACATTTTAAGATCCATCACACAGATGTTCCATTATCTTACTACACTGGGCTTCTTGGTATATATCTTATCTCACTCTTTATTTGATTGT is part of the Brassica rapa cultivar Chiifu-401-42 chromosome A09, CAAS_Brap_v3.01, whole genome shotgun sequence genome and harbors:
- the LOC103840607 gene encoding NADP-dependent alkenal double bond reductase P2: MANTEPATVTNKQIIFSGYVSGFPKESDLKVTTTTIDLRIPERSTSVLVKNLYLSCDPYMRISMGKPEPLSSSLVPPFNTGEPIIGLGVSKVIDSGHPDYKKGDLLWGVVGWEEYSVITLFPYSHFKIHHTDVPLSYYTGLLGMPGMTAYAGFYEICSPKGGETVFVSAASGAVGQLVGQFAKLMGCYVVGSAGSKEKVDLLKTKFGFDDAFNYKEENDLNIALKRLEITYLVNR
- the LOC103840606 gene encoding phosphatidylinositol 4-kinase gamma 5, encoding MSRKLNSPIQTQMAVSLLKSPLTGEFHAFNKMGMKPPVGRRRVFVQTETGCVLGLELDRSDNAHTVKRKLQVALNFPTEESSLTFGDLVLNNDLTSVRNDSPLLLTRNNFHRSSSTPCLSPMRADLQQGRDETSSIEILGNSVCSSFVRQMAKDITKALKRGIDPVAVNSGLGGVYFFKNIRGDSVAIVKPTDEEPFAPNNPKGFVGKALGQPGLKRSVRVGETGYREVAAYLLDKDGFANVPPTALVKISHSIFNVNNGVKGSKRMEKVLVSKIASLQQFISHDYDASEHGTSSFPVSAVHRIGILDVRILNTDRHSGNLLVRKLDGVGMFGQVELIPIDHGLCLPETLEDPYFEWIHWPQASIPFSEDELKYIANLDPFEDCEMLRRELPMVREASLRVLVLCTILLKEAAAYGLCLAEIGEMMTREVRAGDEEPSEIEVVCLEARSLIGEKEAESPRSDLGGDVEFQFDLDCEENITSPLGFTLGNARCHLSKVEETTEEEEEEEKEVNEIAIPEKMGAVSKLSMSLKSTLLGEKSQKYQKHPGARAESGYASSGHRSAEEQIPASTSFVKLSDMSEEEWKIFLEKYQELLYPAFAKRKAITLGQNLRQRLGTSCQF